The following coding sequences are from one Oncorhynchus nerka isolate Pitt River linkage group LG6, Oner_Uvic_2.0, whole genome shotgun sequence window:
- the nkx3-2 gene encoding homeobox protein Nkx-3.2 produces MAVRSNSLMPFSIQAILNKKEDSRHLPDLDICFSKTACWKIFGEMDTGSEDFPAACRSDEGACMASDQKSYDSDSGLSDDNDSKRLAVCKSEKNRDPASDVLEESLQDETDHESTAVDNAKGLSDCEPNVSDSNNLDEASCDKSSDQPKQRKKRSRAAFSHAQVFELERRFNHQRYLSGPERADLAASLKLTETQVKIWFQNRRYKTKRRQMAADLMASAPAAKKVAVKVLVRDDQRQYNPGELLRPPLLALQPSYYYPYAYCLPAWTLSTCAGNQ; encoded by the exons ATGGCCGTTCGTAGCAACTCCTTGATGCCTTTCTCTATCCAAGCCATTTTGAACAAAAAAGAGGACAGTCGACACTTGCCAGATTTGGACATCTGCTTCTCGAAGACTGCGTGTTGGAAAATATTTGGAGAAATGGATACTGGTTCGGAGGACTTTCCCGCGGCGTGTAGAAGTGACGAGGGAGCTTGCATGGCCAGCGACCAGAAAAGTTACGACTCGGATTCAGGTCTCAGTGATGACAATGACAGCAAGAGGCTGGCCGTTTGCAAGTCCGAGAAAAACAGGGATCCTGCTTCAGACGTACTGGAAGAAAGTTTGCAGGACGAAACGGACCATGAATCCACTGCTGTCGACAACGCAAAAGGTCTTAGTGACTGTGAACCTAATGTTTCGG ATTCCAACAACCTAGACGAGGCCAGTTGTGATAAAAGTTCGGATCAGCCCAAACAGAGGAAAAAACGTTCAAGGGCTGCGTTCTCCCACGCGCAAGTGTTCGAGCTCGAGCGTAGGTTCAATCACCAAAGATACCTATCCGGACCAGAGAGAGCAGACCTGGCGGCCTCCCTGAAGCTGACAGAGACGCAGGTCAAAATATGGTTCCAGAACCGCAGATATAAAACAAAACGCCGTCAAATGGCTGCCGACTTGATGGCATCGGCCCCTGCAGCAAAGAAAGTGGCTGTGAAAGTGTTAGTTCGGGACGACCAGAGACAGTACAACCCCGGAGAACTACTGCGGCCTCCGCTCCTCGCTCTCCAGCCGTCGTATTACTACCCCTACGCCTATTGCCTCCCGGCATGGACACTCTCTACTTGTGCTGGGAATCAATGA